The DNA region TATAGTTTTATGGACACCGATTAGTTAACTCTCTATGATTAATATAAGAGAGGAAGTGTCCGGTATGGCATCAAAAAACAGTCGTAATTATAGTGAAGATTTTAAGAAAATGGTGGTCGAACTTTATCATTCAGGTCAATCGGTGAGTTCTTTAAGTAGCGAATATGGCGTATCTGAAGTCACAATTTATAAATGGATTAAAGCC from Bacillus spongiae includes:
- a CDS encoding transposase, which produces MASKNSRNYSEDFKKMVVELYHSGQSVSSLSSEYGVSEVTIYKWIKA